The genomic interval TACACAGTACAGCAAGCCGTCCAAGTTCGTCGTCCCTACGGCAGTACGAGCTATATTCATCAAGGCctgtcacaaaaacaaaatacacggttttatttcattggtaaacatggcctccgtggctggcctccgtggctcagttggttagcacgctagcgcagcgaaatgacccaggagtctctcaccaatgtggtcgctgtgagttcaagtccagctcatgctggcttcctctccggccgtacgtggtaaggtctgtcagcaacctgcggatggtcgtgggtttacccctcgctctgcccgctttcctcccgccataatgctggccgccatcgtatatagtgaaatatccttgagtacggcgtaaaacacctatcaaataaataaataaattttttcagtCGTACCAGTAGTAACTCCTGTCACTACACTGCTCTATTAGCAGCCCATGTTCATCAATATCTGCCCTTAGccataaatttgacattttcttcttggatgtacatgtacatacacatttgtaaGTTTGCACACCCTGATCAAACTACATAACTTATCAggttttttctttcacagtaGACGTGGATGGAATTTAATATCTTGAGTGATTATAGAAAGAGATGTGATGTTCATGTATTCCAATCCATGTACAACTGACGTAGATAAGAACTGACCTGAACTTAATAACCAACTCATTAGTAGTTACACTGTAAGTTCCACTGTAACAAGTTACAAAAACTGTAAACATATATGATTCCTCCCAGAACTGTGTAACTACTAATATagttacagacatacatgtacaacatagaAGGTgagaccagagcagtgatgacattGTGCTTGCccgcaaatggtcacatgtaaccggtgaaatacggcctcttgtcaggttacctcagttagggttttattgtaactaaAATCTACTTACTGGTCTAAATAACCAATACTACCAATGAGGTTAGCACTGTGTTTAATCACCGCTGTGACCAGATTCTTACACACTTATCACATTTTATCTTAATTAATagattttagaagaaaaaactACCTGGGGCTGCCACCAAATGGTAAATTTCACAAGTGGTAGGTAAAATACGAAAAAAGGCCACAAAAGTTATCCctgaagttatctccctttatcatatatatatatatatatgcagatgCTATTACAAATTAATACAAGTTTAACAAGTTACCagttaatgtttaatgttgtgtgactacatgtacatttaccactgTTTAATGCTGTGCACCCACAATTTATTACCAGTTTACCAACTTCCCACAGTTATTCACATGTAACCACAATTCATCACCTGTTTACCAACTCACCATAAGTTATTGTCATGTAACCACAATTCATCACCAGTTTACCAACTCACAATAAGTTATTGTCATGTAACCACAATTCATCACCTGTTTACAAACTCACCACAGGTTATTCCCATGTAACCACAATTCATCACCAGTTTACCAACTCATCATAAGTTATTGTCATGTAACCACAATTCATCACCAGTTTACAAACTCACCACAGGTTATTCGCATGTAACCACAATCCATCAACAGTTTACCAGCTCACCACTGGTTATTCCTATGTAACCACAATTCATCATCAGTTTACCAACTCACCACAGGTTATTCCCATGTAACCACAATTCATCACCTGTGTACAAACTCACCACCGGCTATTCCCATGTAACCACAATTCATCACCTGTTTACAAACTCACCACAGGTTATTCACATGTAACCACAATTCATCACCAGTTTACCAACTCACCACAGGTTATTCCTATGTAACCACAATTCATCATCAGTTTACCAACTCACCACCGGTTATTCCCATGTAACCATAATTCATCACCAGTTTACCAACTCACCACAGGTTATTCCCATGTAACCACAATTCATCACCAGTTTCCCAACTCACCACCGGTTATTCCCATGTAACCACAATTCATCACCTGTTTACAAACTCACCACCGGTTATTCCCATGTAACCACAATTCATCACCTGTTTACAAACTCACCACAGGTTATTATTATGTAACCACAATTCATCACCAGTTTACCAACTCACCACAGGTTATTCCCATGTAACCACAATTCATCACCAGTTTACCAACTTACCACAGTTTCCCACTTGTCATGAAGAAAGTCGTACCTCTCCATTGTCTTTAGCTGGCAATGTGTGTCATTTCGACCCCCGACCACATAAATTGATGGGGGCTGTGGTCTAGGGGTCACTAAGGACAATGTCATATCGTCCTGTTTGGTCACTATGGCTTTACTGATCAGAAACTGACACTTTGGGCAGTTCCGCACAAATTCAGACTGCAGCACAACATCCTCTAGGTAAGAGTCCTCTAACAGCGCTAGTTTGATGTGTTCCAGAAGCTGACAGGCACTCTCAGTCCTGCTGAAGGGATCCCACTGTATCCATGACAACGCCGCCTCCAAAACCTGGTGCTCACTCGTCACACGCAGTTTATCACTTTTTAACAAGGTAAACATTCTCTCCTCGGAGAGCTGTAAGAATTCGTCCGTCCGTATCACATCACGGAAGTTCTGGTAAATGTAGTTCCTGGCCGCTCGCTCCAgctcaccacacatgtacatgtcagcaaaGTATTGGATACCTGTCAAGTAATAAACAAGATGTACACACAATGTAGTTCCTGGCCGCTAGCTCCAgctcaccacacatgtacatgtcagctaAGTATTGGATACCTGCCAAGTAATAAACAAGATGTACACGCAATGTAGTTCCTGAACGCTCCCTCCAgctcaccacacatgtacatgtcagcaaaGTATTGGATACCTGCCAAGTAATAAACAAAGATGTACACACAATGTAGTTCCTGGCCGCTCGCTCCAGgtcaccacacatgtacatgtcagcaaaGTATTGGATACCTGCCAAGTAATAAACAAGATGTACACGCAATGTAGTTCCTGGCCGCTCGCTCCAgctcaccacacatgtacatgtcagcaaaGTATTGGATACCTGCCAAGTAATAAACAAGATGTACACGCAATGTAGTTCCTGGCCGCTAGCTCCAgctcaccacacatgtacatgtcagcaaaGTATTGGATATCTGCCAAGTAATAAACACGATGTATACACAATGTAGTTCCTGGCCGCTAGCTCCAgctcaccacacatgtacatgtcagcaaaGTATTGGATACCTGCCAAGTAATAAACAAGATGTACACACAATGTAGTTCCTGGCCGCTAGCTCCAgctcaccacacatgtacatgtcagcaaaGTATTGGATACCTGCCAAGTAATAAACAAGATGTACACACAATGTAGTTCCTGGCCGCTAGCTCCAgctcaccacacatgtacatgtcagcaaaGTATTGGATACCTGCCAAGTAATAAACAAGATGTACACACAATGTAGTTCCTGGCCGCTAGCTCCAgctcaccacacatgtacatgtcagcaagGTATTGGATACCTTCCAAGTAATAAACAAGGTGTATACGAAACCATGAACATGcttaaaaggatacagaatcgacactgattggctgacagtggagaatGGCTTTCTTGGGTTACATCTTGACCAACGCTAAAATTCAGACTTGCACAATACAACAAAAGTGAAATTTGTAGACTGTCACTTGATTTAGTCGAAAAAATATCAGGCTGAATTACATTTTGCCCAAATTTTACTTGACAACTTGGGAAGACAAACTGCACTGAGTAACAGTAGTTTTAAACACTGAGAGTACAGTGTGTATTTCTCTTTGCAGAatagaccggcccggatagcacagttggtagagcgtccacttcgggagcggtagatccaggatcaatccttgatcgagtcacacctaagactttaaaagaggaagttgtaacttcctcgcttggcgttcagcatgaaggggatagtgcaacgactggttgacccgtatcagtataatggctcgggcggggcggcttgcttgccttcggtaagtcgtctcagtgaggcagcactaaataaaagagcggtgaaaatccgtcctgcaacaaggaggcacattacacgtacatgcaccctaatgattccttcgtcgtcatatgactgaaaaattgttgagaacgacgttaaaccccaagcactcactcactcactctttgcaGAATATGTCGTGGACATAAAGAGGAGACAACCAGCTTACACAAAGTTTTGATTGTATTACATTCTGAAAGTCCATATCCTCATCCCTTTTTTCATCTCTGAAACTATTGTAATGCTATCATAGAATCCTATTTGGTACAGCCATATTAtcttttgattattattttttaaagaattaaaatttacagGACTACTGTCAGAAGATAAAATATAAGCCTGCAAAGTGTAACATGACAGGGTGAGTGAATAAatatttggggtttaacgttgtacttaacaatttttcagttatatgacctTGAGGTGTCATTAGgcacgtgtacatatactgtgccttcttgtggcagggcgagtgcatgcaaccaaagtgctgccgccactgacgtATCAAGATATCAtgccgcagacaccagacatgacaccctacccaatcacattacactgacactgtgCCAACAAGTCgtgtttccatgctctaacctctcagtgatgagcCCCAATCACAACAGcaccaagtaccatttttaaagcctttggtatgaccagacgTAACATGGCAGAAGTTTGCATGTCTACAATAATACGTAGCTTATTCAAGCAAGTTACTGGAGAACCATTCCATGTGTGAGATACACACTTGAATTCCTTATAAGCCACATTCACAATTCAGGATGTACGCCACCACAGAGCAGCTGTGGTCGATTTAACATCCAGTCGAAGACAGGGGCCTTTAAAGTTTGAGCTTGCAGCTGCTTTTCGCGGCCaatacaacagcaacatttcaaaataacactttctACTTGGCATTTTCaatttctccattgtttttgcTATATGTTACTGCCAATGTGGACGCAATTTCCACTGTAGAATATTTAATGTAGTAAGCATACTGCTGCTAGGTTAAAGCATAGACTGTTGattgaaaattagcacccagtgTACCGCAAGACCTTGCAACACTCACAACGGCAGCTGTCTGAAACAGGAAACTGACTTAGTGGTGAAAGActtcacaaatacatatatgcaaaaaGTTCCCAAAAGACTTGTCAGATGTATAATAGGACATAATAGGACTATAAAATAGGGGTCAGGtgagaagaaaaaatacaagattACATGTACTAGAGGCTACAATAATAATGAGTACCAGCGTTGTTGTACATTTTATAATCAGTTTATCACCTATACACTGTACGTCATCGAAGTTTTCACCACCTAATATGCCGTTTTCGAGTTGTGCGATTACGACAAAAGAATGACGTCCAGGTGCAAAAATAACATCGCCACTTCACGGCACAGTAAggctacttgcctatcttttaacatggcagtgatCGTGTTTAGATCAAAGCATCGACAGATCATCATTTTTTGTGCAATATTGGGAACACAATTTCACCCCTGAACACAATTCAGAAGATCAGTGTAATCCTTTCAATTTGTtctctatattctatataccaccccatgttaaaattaccacATTGgccctttgatttatttattaatttatctgattggtgttttatgctgtactcaagaatatatcacttatacgacggcgaccagcattatggtgggtggaaaccgaacatagctcgggggaaacccacgaccatccgcaggtctctggcagaccttcccacatacggctggagaggaagccagcatgagctggacttgaactcacaccaaccgCAGACAGAAAAATGAAGTCAAAAATCACTTTTGGTCAAAATAGGATAGGTCTACTTTATATACAAAAGTAGCAGGCTGCTGGTAACCACTTACTCACGAACCCCGTGTCATGGGTTAATCTAGTCTGATAGTTTGGCACCCCTTTGAATGATAATAAACGTCtcaatttcacatttttatcatCCAACCTTCTGACAACCAAGACCTTTAGTACTTCAGTGTTCAAAAATGCCCTAAGTCTGGCTCAGAATACACGTATGTGAGGTACACCTGAGGAGGACAGTGAGGGAGGGGCAACATGTCAATTCCCTGTCCAGGGCTGACTGAAAGGCTAGATGTTACTAAaagagtgagttagtgcttagggtttaacgttgtactcaacaatttttcagtcatatgacgacaaaggaatccttagggtgtatgtagtgtgcctccttgttgtaggacggatttccactgctcttttatctaatgctgcatcactgagacgactcaccgaaggcaagtaagctgcctcgCCCGACCCATTAtagtgatacgggtcaaccagtcatttccctatccccttcatgcttaacgccaagcaaggaagttacaacttcctcttttaaagtcttaggtgtgactcgacccagaattgatcctggatctaccgctcccgaagaaGACGAtctaacaactgtgctatccgggccggtcgttACTAAAAGAACCCCAGTCCATATGTTCATGAAAACAGGCATCAGACATAAAAATGCAATACGAACTTCTGGAAAAAGAAGGTATGGCAACTAGCGTGATTTGTCATCATACATTCATGTGCTGGTCAAAATCATACGCAGTTAAAAATACGCACGATTTACAGTATACGattcacataaaatttcacGATGATTTGTCATCATAATAAAACTTTCACAAGACAATAAGATAATAGATGATTCACTGGATATACACGAGCATATGTGAAGTAGTACCCACCCAGGCAGTTCGAGGGCTCAAGCTGAGATTGGAGAAACTGCGCAGCCAGGTTCCGAAGGCTGAGAAGCCCCAGTAAACTGGCCCCCTGTAAAATGTTCTGTACATTCTCCACTGTCAACTCGATGGCTCCAGTGTACATGAACTCGAGCAGCAGCTCCATCGTCCCGTTCTCAATGCCGTGAATTTCTATCAAGTTTTTCTCAGTTTCCAACATGCCATTGGTGAACATGGCTCTCAGGGTAGGGGCTGCAGCCTGCCAACACAATCTTGTGGGCTTTGAACTTGGCGCCATTGATGCACAGTACCACATCGCACAGTTCTTCGCGGACTCGCAGCTCTTGCATAACCTGGAAAGCATAACGGGAATGGAGCTCCACATTAACAAAGCGAGATTCCTTCATGGTGTGAAGAGCTCCACAGGGGAGGTTACTCCAGCAGGAAGACAAGGATCAGAGCCTATTTACAGCTACATATACCAGTGCCACTCCATGTAGGCCTCAACTGATATATAGTACGAAGTGTTCAGTTTCCTTATGGGTACTCCCATGTTAACAATAACTCCATCGTTGAACTTCACATTGTACACACACTCATTTTCCACAAAACAGCAAGTCCCATCTTCAGAGCAGATTTGTTGTACTctaacatgtaggcctatgtagacacactggaaaaaaaaaataaataaacatcaaaaacTGACATAAAATAAGATTTGTGACAACTGAAATTATACTACAAAGAGCTCATCTGTACAAGGAATGACttattctgtcaaatttaaGAAACAGGTGTAGTTCAGGGTGTCCTAATGTCAGATATCAACAAATTTGCTTTCGACTATATCCTAGTTTATACTAAACATAGCACAACAATAAAAGACTCACAATATTAATTATCAAACAgtgaatatgtatatacatgtaacatacacaaAACCACCGGCGATTAAGATAAATCTAATCATGTTCAAAGACAAGAACACAgattaaaatgtgcatatctgtatttctcatatacaggtacatgactAAAAACAGCTCTCATGTAAAACAGCTCTCATGTAAAAACAGCTCTCATGTAAAAACAGCTCTCATGTAAAACAGCTCTCATGTTAAACAGCTCTCATGTAAAATAGCTCTCATGTAAAAACAGCTCTCATGTAAAACAGCTCTCATGTAAAAACAGCTCTCATGTAAAACAGCTCTCATGTAAAAACAGCTCTCATGTAAAAACAGCTCTCATGTAAAACAGCTCTCATGTAAAAACAGCTCTCATGTAAAAAGCTCTCATGTAAAACAGCTCTCATGTAAAAACAGCTCTCATGTAAAAACAGCTCTCATGTAAAAACAGCTCTCATGTAAAAACAGCTCTCATGTAAAACAGCTCTCATGTAAAAACAGCTCTCATGTAAAAACAGCTCTCATGTAAAATAGCTCTCATGTTAAACAGCTCTCATGTAAAACAGCTCTCATGTTTTAGCGTAGGCCACCCACCTgtgcattttgaaaatatcttattttatattattaaacaGCTAAAGAAATGAAATCGTCATAATCCCAAAACTTTGTCTGAATAATTTGACACAGTCGTCGGAAGTTTTCAAAACTGTGGGTAGGGTGCCCTAGAGGGATGTACcaggcttgttttgtgtcatgGTCTGTGacattaagtttaaaatttgtgaaGGTTTGCATGTTGCTGCTGATGCCATTGTCTTATAAAATAATGCTTTATAGTTAGACAGGATTTAATTAATGTATTGTCTTGATATGATCACGTCTTGATATGGTCACGTCGCGAAAGTTCTGGAAAATGTAGTTCCTGGCCGCTAGCTCCAgctcaccacacatgtacatgtcagcaaaGTATTGGATACCTGCCAAGTAATAAACAAGATGTATACGCAATGTAGTTCCTGGCCGCTCACTCCAgctcaccacacatgtacacgtcAGCAAAGTATTGGATACCTGCCAAGTAATAAACAAGATGTACACGCAATGTAGTTCCTGGCCGCTAGCTCCAgctcaccacacatgtacatgtcagcaaaGTATTGGATACCTGCCAAGTAATAAACAAGATGTACACACAATGTAGTTCCTGGCCGCTAGCTCCAgctcaccacacatgtacatgtcagcaaaGTATTGGATACCTGCCAAGTAATAAACAAGATGTACACGTAATGTAGTTCCTGGCCGCTAGCTCCAgctcaccacacatgtacatgtcagcatCAGTATTTGATACCTGCCAAGTAATAAACAAGATGtgtatgcaatgtacatgtagttcttggACGCTCGCTCCAgctcaccacacatgtacatgtcagcaaaATAATGGATACCTGTCAAGTAATAAACAAGATGTACACGTAATGTAGTTCCTGGCCGCTCACTCCAgctcaccacacatgtacatgtcagcaaaGTATTGGATACCTGCCAAGTAATAAACAAGATGTACACGCAAAGTAGTTCCTGGCCGCTCACTCCAgctcaccacacatgtacatgtcagcaagGTATTGGATACCTTCCAAGGAATAAACAAGGTGTATACGCAACCATGAAGctgcttaaagggatacagaatcgacactgattggctgacagtggagatagggtttcctgggttacaTCTTGAAGTACGTTTGAATAAATGTGTTCTGAGGACCACTTTgatgggttggttgttgtgCTGTTTAAAACAGGGACAAAAATACAGTCAAACACAGATATGCagattttctgacaaatgccacatcAGGATACCCTTAAATTAGTCTCATGTCTCATGCTCAGTCAAggtaaattattcattttttcacaagGTAACAAATGTGTAGCAAAAGCCTTCGCATACACCTTGACAACATTACAGAAATGCTTAGTGATAAAGAAGGAAAAGTCTTCTATTGGTTAAAGTGTTTCAAAAATCATCAATCTGTCCTAGTCCCACTACGACACCCCAGCACTTGCCTCTTAAATCACCCGCACACACAACATCTCGCATATAGTTGACTTGGTAAGGACGCATGAGTCCCGAATTCACCTCACAGGCATCGCTACAGGAGCAGCCATTTTGCGTTCACCAAAGTTATGGGTCTTGAAACAGTTATCGTTCGTAGATGGTATATGCGCGTTAAACCTGAAAAGACGACCCTAATGGCCGCCTTGTATAGAACTGGTTTGCCGTGTCGTGAATA from Liolophura sinensis isolate JHLJ2023 chromosome 3, CUHK_Ljap_v2, whole genome shotgun sequence carries:
- the LOC135463644 gene encoding LOW QUALITY PROTEIN: kelch-like protein 17 (The sequence of the model RefSeq protein was modified relative to this genomic sequence to represent the inferred CDS: deleted 1 base in 1 codon), giving the protein MKESRFVNVELHSRYAFQVMQELRVREELCDVVLCINGAKFKAHKIVLAGCSPYLRAMFTNGMLETEKNLIEIHGIENGTMELLLEFMYTGAIELTVENVQNILQGASLLGLLSLRNLAAQFLQSQLEPSNCLGIQYFADMYMCGELERAARNYIYQNFRDVIRTDEFLQLSEERMFTLLKSDKLRVTSEHQVLEAALSWIQWDPFSRTESACQLLEHIKLALLEDSYLEDVVLQSEFVRNCPKCQFLISKAIVTKQDDMTLSLVTPRPQPPSIYVVGGRNDTHCQLKTMERYDFLHDKWETVALMNIARTAVGTTNLDGLLYCVGGECALVDMQEHTLYLRSMEVYDPTLRDWIPMAEMKVARSFIAVVAVGRILYAIGGEDRSCSFDLVERYDPRTQTWSVAPSMRRRRSGAGVALCDNKIYVAGGYDKTLHTDRASVECFDLEVQEWSFVAEMEKARSGLSLVAVDQHLYAFGGRFRHTEQYFDLVERYNTMSQQWTTITSMNTPRAWPGVAKFEGRIYVIGGFDGSNRLRSVEVYDPETNKWTYISSMLVGRAGCGAAAI